A single window of Athene noctua chromosome 1, bAthNoc1.hap1.1, whole genome shotgun sequence DNA harbors:
- the JADE3 gene encoding protein Jade-3, with amino-acid sequence MKRHRHLSTSDSSDNESPSTSFSSCSKYRSKSKTPANEQKKPAEVFRKDLISAMKLPDSHHVNPDEYYIFADTWKQEWEKGVQVPASPETIPQPSLRVVAEKVKEVLYTRPRKYIHCSSQEPTEPGYINILELAESVCRYDLDDMDIFWLQELNEELTEMGCGPLDENTMEKTIEVLERHCHENMNHAIETEEGLGIEYDEDVICDVCRSPDSEDGNDMVFCDKCNICVHQACYGILKVPEGSWLCRTCVLGIHPQCLLCPKRGGAMKATRTGTKWAHVSCALWIPEVSIACPERMEPITKVSHIPPSRWALVCSLCKLKTGACIQCSVKSCITAFHVTCAFEHSLEMKTILDDGDEVKFKSYCLKHSKNKQNSLPDVDEHPKSMSDQKQTESEKTSLRAQKLRELEEEFYSLVKVEDVAAELGLPKLAVDFIYNYWKLKRKSNFNKPLFPPKEDEENGLVQPKEDSIHTRMRMFMHLRQDLERVRNLCYMVSRREKLKLSHSKVHEQVFNLQVQLINQEIAAGHTLTSALENTLFYPPPRITLKLKMPKSALGDCKNNSLKPGNRPLSPDNNSTVYSKRSMPMSKESFEIKAKSYSRYQHDSRSNGLLAGIGKPRSEVKDSGPTQMPEFYRGQPSGKPLALQAALHGQSSIGNGRVQQENSRLAAKSNGLMGRAGDVSQRDSSSQTPYEQESMLTAHLASQSSFRKSTIEHFSRSFKEATNSLVRTTEDLRCCEKPTRRLATKDRLWSKQTLEGAPYQDNDGYCPDLELSDSEAESDENKEQVRLRRSSSERESPSKDFGRDCHNRNKKNMISHSSVQR; translated from the exons GTGTTCCGCAAGGATCTCATTAGTGCCATGAAACTACCAGATTCTCACCATGTCAACCCTGATGAATATTATATCTTTGCGGACACATGGAAGCAAGAATGGGAGAAAGGGGTTCAAGTTCCAGCCAGTCCAGAAACTATCCCACAGCCTTCTCTCAG ggttGTAGCAGAAAAGGTGAAAGAAGTACTGTATACACGACCCAGGAAATACATCCACTGTTCCAGCCAAGAGCCCACAGAACCAGGTTACATCAACATTTTGGAACTGGCAGAATCTGTGTGTCGCTATGACTTGGATGACATGGACATCTTTTGGCTTCAGGAGCTAAATGAAGAGCTTACAGAAATGG GATGTGGGCCCCTGGATGAAAACACAATGGAAAAAACAATTGAAGTGCTGGAACGGCACTGTCATGAGAACATGAATCATGCTATTGAGACTGAAGAAGGATTGGGTATTGAATATGATGAAGATGTCATCTGTGATGTGTGCCGGTCCCCTGACAGTGAAGATGGGAATGACATGGTGTTTTGTGACAAGTGTAATATCTGTGTCCATCAG GCCTGCTATGGAATCTTAAAAGTACCTGAAGGGAGCTGGTTGTGTCGCACATGCGTCCTGGGAATACATCCTCAGTGCCTCCTGTGTCCCAAAAGAGGAGGTGCCATGAAAGCTACCAGAACAGGGACCAAGTGGGCACATGTGAGCTGTGCTCTCTGGATTCCAGAG GTTAGTATTGCTTGCCCAGAAAGGATGGAGCCGATCACAAAGGTGTCTCACATTCCACCAAGTCGATGGGCTCTAGTGTGTAGTTTATGCAAACTGAAAACTGGTGCTTGCATTCAG TGCTCCGTGAAAAGCTGCATCACTGCCTTTCATGTCACCTGTGCCTTTGAGCATAGTTTAGAGATGAAGACTATCCTGGATGATGGGGATGAGGTCAAGTTCAAGTCATATTGTCTAAAGCACagcaaaaacaaacagaattcgCTGCCTGATGTTGATGAGCACCCCAAGAGCATGTCAGACCAGAAGCAAACAGAGAGCGAGAAAACCAGTTTGCGAGCCCAAAAACTCCGAGAGCTGGAAGAAGAGTTTTACTCACTAGTTAAAGTGGAGGATGTTGCAGCAGAACTGGGCCTTCCTAAACTTGCTGTAGATTTCATCTACAATTACTGGAAATTAAAGCGAAAAAGTAACTTTAACAAACCATTGTTTCCTCCCaaggaggatgaagaaaatggCTTGGTGCAGCCAAAAGAAGATAGCATTCATACTCGCATGAGGATGTTTATGCATTTGAGGCAGGACCTAGAGAGG GTAAGAAATCTCTGCTACATGGTAAGCAGGAGAGAGAAACTGAAGTTATCTCACAGTAAAGTACATGAACAGGTCTTCAATTTGCAAGTCCAGCTCATTAATCAGGAAATTGCTGCAG GCCATACCCTGACAAGTGCACTAGAGAACACACTGTTCTACCCACCTCCCAGGATCACCCTGAAGTTAAAAATGCCCAAATCAGCACTAGGAGACTGCAAAAATAACTCGCTGAAGCCTGGCAACAGACCGCTTTCTCCTGACAATAACAGCACTGTTTACAGCAAACGGAGCATGCCGATGTCAAAGGAATCAtttgaaattaaagcaaaatctTACTCCAGGTATCAGCACGACAGCAGAAGTAATGGGTTGCTGGCAGGGATTGGCAAGCCTCGGAGCGAGGTGAAGGATTCTGGCCCCACGCAGATGCCGGAGTTTTACCGGGGCCAGCCGTCCGGGAAGCCCCTAGCGCTCCAGGCGGCTTTGCACGGACAGTCTTCCATTGGGAATGGGCGGGTGCAGCAGGAGAACTCAAGGCTGGCAGCCAAGTCCAACGGTCTGATGGGCAGGGCTGGAGAcgtgagccagagagacagctcCAGCCAGACACCCTACGAACAAGAGTCCATGCTCACGGCTCACTTGGCCAGCCAGAGCAGTTTCAGAAAATCCACCATAGAACATTTTAGCCGGTCCTTTAAAGAGGCTACCAACAGTCTGGTGAGGACCACGGAAGATCTCCGGTGCTGTGAAAAGCCAACGAGAAGACTTGCAACAAAAGATCGCTTGTGGAGCAAGCAGACGCTTGAAGGGGCTCCATACCAGGACAACGACGGGTACTGTCCTGACTTAGAGCTGAGTGACTCTGAAGCAGAAAGTGATGAAAACAAAGAGCAAGTGAGGTTAAGACGCAGTAGCTCAGAGAGAGAAAGCCCAAGTAAGGA